In Populus trichocarpa isolate Nisqually-1 chromosome 7, P.trichocarpa_v4.1, whole genome shotgun sequence, the following proteins share a genomic window:
- the LOC7466730 gene encoding general transcription and DNA repair factor IIH subunit TFB1-1 isoform X1, whose product MASGQVSKRVKFKSSVKDPGTPGRLYLTLERLMFKPNSPNSATKLNMEFRFVKNHKYTKEGSNKAPMLNLTSSQGVSYIFEFESYDDLHVCKECVGKALSKTGETPKPIDTSEVPSEQPSTEELLLRMNMLQENSELQNLHKRFVSDGILTEAEFWATRKKLLGGNFSKKSKQRTGLKSFVLSDTKPSTDGRTNKVTFTLTPEIVREVFAEKPAVHRAYLDLVPKKMSERDFWSKYCRAEYLQHAKNANAAAAAAAEAAEDEELALFLKPDDILASETRRKIRCVDPTLNMEADEGDDYTHLPDHGIVRDGSKEITESQHELYIRTLSQELNRHAAVVLQGTPIDEEQLKDTQTVAEALKQSKQGQNASNEETYMNANQDRLSRISKMMEIDDLQASSDLPLAPLSIKDPRDYFDSQQATALKNSRDTSIGTDPVKRILSAEESYASLRDSISLIKTTGLVDPIIKPEVAVKVLSVLTHNISSTKYDTGKNHGLSVLDTLPNTIKEELLYHWTSLQELLKHYWSSYPITTTYLYTKVSRLKDAMSKIDSQLQELKESVQSDLRHQVTLLLRPMQQALEAAMQHYDAELQKRSARSGDRSNGYT is encoded by the exons ATGGCAAGCGGGCAAGTGTCAAAACGAGTCAAGTTTAAGAGTTCAGTGAAAGACCCTGGCACTCCTGGTCGATTATACCTG ACTTTGGAGAGGTTGATGTTCAAACCTAATAGTCCTAATTCAGCTACAAAGCTTAATATGGAGTTTAGATTCGTTAAAA ATCATAAGTACACTAAGGAGGGATCAAATAAAGCACCAATGCTTAATCTCACTTCGAGTCAG GGTGTGAGTTACATATTTGAGTTTGAAAGTTATGATGATCTCCACGTTTGCAAAGAGTGTGTAG GCAAAGCCCTTTCGAAGACTGGAGAGACACCAAAGCCTATAGACACTTCAGAAGTTCCTTCTGAACAACCTAGCACAGAAGAATTGCTTTTGCGGATGAATATGCTGCAAGAAAATag TGAGTTGCAGAACCTTCATAAGCGGTTTGTGAGTGATGGTATCTTGACAGAAGCTGAATTTTGGGCAACTAGGAAG AAGTTGCTTGGTGGGAACTTCAGCAAAAAGTCAAAACAACGGACAGGCCTTAAAAGTTTCGTGCTTTCAGACACCAAGCCATCAACAGACGGTCGA ACAAACAAAGTTACATTTACTTTGACTCCTGAGATTGTTCGTGAG GTTTTTGCAGAGAAACCAGCAGTACACCGAGCATACTTGGATTTAGTTCCCAAAAAG ATGTCAGAAAGGGATTTCTGGAGCAAATATTGTAGAGCAGAATACCTCCAGCATGCAAAAAATGCTAAtgctgcagctgctgctgcaGCAGAAGCTGCTGAAGATGAGGAGCTTGCTCTTTTCCTGAAACCTGATGATATTTTGGCTAGCGAAACTCGGCGGAAG ATCAGATGTGTTGATCCAACTCTAAACATGGAAGCTGATGAAGGGGATGATTATACACATCTTCCA GATCATGGGATTGTCCGTGATGGTAGCAAGGAAATAACTGAATCACAGCATGAACTATATATAAGAACTCTGTCACAGGAGCTAAACAGGCATGCCGCTGTTGTTCTTCAAGGAACACCTATAG ATGAGGAACAATTAAAAGACACTCAGACTGTAGCAGAGGCACTTAAACAGTCAAAACAGG GACAGAATGCTTCAAATGAAGAAACTTATATGAATGCAAACCAGGACAGATTAAGTAGGATTTCAAAAATGATGGAAATTGATGATCTTCAGGCATCAAGTGATCTTCCTTTGGCACCACTTTCTATCAAG GATCCAAGGGACTACTTTGATTCTCAACAAGCTACTGCTCTTAAAAATTCAAGAGATACCAGTATTGGAACTGATCCAGTAAAACGCATCCTGAGTGCAGAAGAATCATATGCTTCTTTGAGGGACTCCATTTCCCTCATAAAAACCACTGGATTGGTCGATCCCATAATTAAACCAGAAGTTGCAGTAAag GTTCTTTCAGTCTTGACCCACAATATCTCAAGCACCAAATATGATACTGGGAAGAATCATGGGCTAAGTGTTTTGGACACATTGCCAAATACAATTAAAGAGGAGCTGCTATAT CACTGGACGTCTCTTCAGGAGTTATTGAAGCATTATTGGTCATCATATCCAATCACTACTACTTATCTTTATACTAAG GTAAGCAGATTGAAGGATGCAATGTCAAAAATTGATTCACAGCTACAG
- the LOC112328147 gene encoding probable pectinesterase/pectinesterase inhibitor 51 isoform X1, producing MTTSSTTHSRKPRNFLYISMASLLSFSLFSLFLFLSLSSSSTTTLKTNSHHPTKQKQKPRPNVPPSSASTTPPEILQACKATRFQDTCVSSLSNPNVPRNPTPLQIIQSAISVSNTNLKTAQSMVKSILDSSTGNINRTTAAKNCVEALINSQYRITRSTDDALPRGRVKDARAWMGAALLYQYDCSNALKYANDTSLTRQTMSFLDTLMAFSSNALSMIVSYDAFGNDTKSWGPPKTERDGVWELGSGGDFGSGFRGGFPSELTADVTVCKDTSNGGCYKTVQEAVNTAPDNEWGHRYVIHIKEGVYNEIVRVPLEKKNVVFLGDGMGKTVITGSLAVGQPGISTYNTATVAGEVWHRTKSSQRPLL from the exons ATGACAACATCATCAACAACACATTcaagaaaaccaagaaactttCTTTACATTTCCATGGCTTCActgctctctttctctctcttttctctctttcttttcctctccctctcctcctcctccaccaccacttTAAAGACAAACAGCCACCACCCCacgaaacaaaaacaaaaacccagacCAAATGTACCACCCTCATCTGCCTCAACCACCCCACCTGAGATTCTCCAAGCTTGTAAAGCCACTAGATTTCAAGACACTTGTGTCTCTTCATTGTCTAACCCTAATGTTCCTCGAAATCCAACCCCCCTTCAAATCATCCAATCAGCAATCTCTGTTTCCAACACAAACCTTAAAACTGCCCAATCAATGGTCAAGTCTATCCTAGACTCGTCCACAGGGAATATTAACCGCACAACAGCCGCGAAAAACTGCGTGGAAGCGTTAATCAATTCACAATACCGCATAACAAGATCAACGGATGATGCTTTGCCACGTGGAAGAGTCAAGGACGCTAGGGCTTGGATGGGGGCTGCCTTGCTGTACCAATACGATTGTTCCAACGCATTGAAGTATGCTAATGACACGTCTCTCACTAGGCAGACGATGTCGTTTTTGGACACCCTGATGGCTTTCTCTAGTAATGCATTGAGCATGATTGTCTCATACGATGCCTTTGGTAACGATACCAAGTCATGGGGCCCACCAAAAACCGAACGTGACGGGGTCTGGGAGCTCGGGTCGGGTGGGGATTTTGGTTCGGGGTTCAGGGGTGGGTTTCCGTCTGAATTAACAGCGGATGTGACGGTGTGCAAGGACACGAGTAATGGCGGGTGTTATAAAACGGTGCAGGAGGCGGTGAATACGGCACCGGATAATGAGTGGGGACATAGATACGTGATCCACATAAAGGAGGGAGTTTACAATGAGATAGTTAGAGTGCcgttagagaaaaaaaatgtggtgTTTTTAGGTGACGGGATGGGTAAAACAGTAATTACCGGGTCATTAGCTGTGGGCCAGCCTGGGATTTCCACCTACAACACAGCAACAGTTG CAGGAGAGGTGTGGCACAGGACTAAAAGTAGCCAAAGACCATTATTGTGA
- the LOC7466730 gene encoding general transcription and DNA repair factor IIH subunit TFB1-1 isoform X2, which yields MASGQVSKRVKFKSSVKDPGTPGRLYLTLERLMFKPNSPNSATKLNMEFRFVKNHKYTKEGSNKAPMLNLTSSQGVSYIFEFESYDDLHVCKECVGKALSKTGETPKPIDTSEVPSEQPSTEELLLRMNMLQENSELQNLHKRFVSDGILTEAEFWATRKKLLGGNFSKKSKQRTGLKSFVLSDTKPSTDGRTNKVTFTLTPEIVREVFAEKPAVHRAYLDLVPKKMSERDFWSKYCRAEYLQHAKNANAAAAAAAEAAEDEELALFLKPDDILASETRRKIRCVDPTLNMEADEGDDYTHLPDHGIVRDGSKEITESQHELYIRTLSQELNRHAAVVLQGTPIDEEQLKDTQTVAEALKQSKQGQNASNEETYMNANQDRLSRISKMMEIDDLQASSDLPLAPLSIKDPRDYFDSQQATALKNSRDTSIGTDPVKRILSAEESYASLRDSISLIKTTGLVDPIIKPEVAVKVLSVLTHNISSTKYDTGKNHGLSVLDTLPNTIKEELLYILVSFLMFMWKLAFSTGRLFRSY from the exons ATGGCAAGCGGGCAAGTGTCAAAACGAGTCAAGTTTAAGAGTTCAGTGAAAGACCCTGGCACTCCTGGTCGATTATACCTG ACTTTGGAGAGGTTGATGTTCAAACCTAATAGTCCTAATTCAGCTACAAAGCTTAATATGGAGTTTAGATTCGTTAAAA ATCATAAGTACACTAAGGAGGGATCAAATAAAGCACCAATGCTTAATCTCACTTCGAGTCAG GGTGTGAGTTACATATTTGAGTTTGAAAGTTATGATGATCTCCACGTTTGCAAAGAGTGTGTAG GCAAAGCCCTTTCGAAGACTGGAGAGACACCAAAGCCTATAGACACTTCAGAAGTTCCTTCTGAACAACCTAGCACAGAAGAATTGCTTTTGCGGATGAATATGCTGCAAGAAAATag TGAGTTGCAGAACCTTCATAAGCGGTTTGTGAGTGATGGTATCTTGACAGAAGCTGAATTTTGGGCAACTAGGAAG AAGTTGCTTGGTGGGAACTTCAGCAAAAAGTCAAAACAACGGACAGGCCTTAAAAGTTTCGTGCTTTCAGACACCAAGCCATCAACAGACGGTCGA ACAAACAAAGTTACATTTACTTTGACTCCTGAGATTGTTCGTGAG GTTTTTGCAGAGAAACCAGCAGTACACCGAGCATACTTGGATTTAGTTCCCAAAAAG ATGTCAGAAAGGGATTTCTGGAGCAAATATTGTAGAGCAGAATACCTCCAGCATGCAAAAAATGCTAAtgctgcagctgctgctgcaGCAGAAGCTGCTGAAGATGAGGAGCTTGCTCTTTTCCTGAAACCTGATGATATTTTGGCTAGCGAAACTCGGCGGAAG ATCAGATGTGTTGATCCAACTCTAAACATGGAAGCTGATGAAGGGGATGATTATACACATCTTCCA GATCATGGGATTGTCCGTGATGGTAGCAAGGAAATAACTGAATCACAGCATGAACTATATATAAGAACTCTGTCACAGGAGCTAAACAGGCATGCCGCTGTTGTTCTTCAAGGAACACCTATAG ATGAGGAACAATTAAAAGACACTCAGACTGTAGCAGAGGCACTTAAACAGTCAAAACAGG GACAGAATGCTTCAAATGAAGAAACTTATATGAATGCAAACCAGGACAGATTAAGTAGGATTTCAAAAATGATGGAAATTGATGATCTTCAGGCATCAAGTGATCTTCCTTTGGCACCACTTTCTATCAAG GATCCAAGGGACTACTTTGATTCTCAACAAGCTACTGCTCTTAAAAATTCAAGAGATACCAGTATTGGAACTGATCCAGTAAAACGCATCCTGAGTGCAGAAGAATCATATGCTTCTTTGAGGGACTCCATTTCCCTCATAAAAACCACTGGATTGGTCGATCCCATAATTAAACCAGAAGTTGCAGTAAag GTTCTTTCAGTCTTGACCCACAATATCTCAAGCACCAAATATGATACTGGGAAGAATCATGGGCTAAGTGTTTTGGACACATTGCCAAATACAATTAAAGAGGAGCTGCTATAT ATTTTGGTTTCGTTTCTTATGTTCATGTGGAAACTTGCCTTCAGCACTGGACGTCTCTTCAGGAGTTATTGA
- the LOC112328147 gene encoding probable pectinesterase/pectinesterase inhibitor 51 isoform X2 yields the protein MTTSSTTHSRKPRNFLYISMASLLSFSLFSLFLFLSLSSSSTTTLKTNSHHPTKQKQKPRPNVPPSSASTTPPEILQACKATRFQDTCVSSLSNPNVPRNPTPLQIIQSAISVSNTNLKTAQSMVKSILDSSTGNINRTTAAKNCVEALINSQYRITRSTDDALPRGRVKDARAWMGAALLYQYDCSNALKYANDTSLTRQTMSFLDTLMAFSSNALSMIVSYDAFGNDTKSWGPPKTERDGVWELGSGGDFGSGFRGGFPSELTADVTVCKDTSNGGCYKTVQEAVNTAPDNEWGHRYVIHIKEGVYNEIVRVPLEKKNVVFLGDGMGKTVITGSLAVGQPGISTYNTATVGEVWHRTKSSQRPLL from the exons ATGACAACATCATCAACAACACATTcaagaaaaccaagaaactttCTTTACATTTCCATGGCTTCActgctctctttctctctcttttctctctttcttttcctctccctctcctcctcctccaccaccacttTAAAGACAAACAGCCACCACCCCacgaaacaaaaacaaaaacccagacCAAATGTACCACCCTCATCTGCCTCAACCACCCCACCTGAGATTCTCCAAGCTTGTAAAGCCACTAGATTTCAAGACACTTGTGTCTCTTCATTGTCTAACCCTAATGTTCCTCGAAATCCAACCCCCCTTCAAATCATCCAATCAGCAATCTCTGTTTCCAACACAAACCTTAAAACTGCCCAATCAATGGTCAAGTCTATCCTAGACTCGTCCACAGGGAATATTAACCGCACAACAGCCGCGAAAAACTGCGTGGAAGCGTTAATCAATTCACAATACCGCATAACAAGATCAACGGATGATGCTTTGCCACGTGGAAGAGTCAAGGACGCTAGGGCTTGGATGGGGGCTGCCTTGCTGTACCAATACGATTGTTCCAACGCATTGAAGTATGCTAATGACACGTCTCTCACTAGGCAGACGATGTCGTTTTTGGACACCCTGATGGCTTTCTCTAGTAATGCATTGAGCATGATTGTCTCATACGATGCCTTTGGTAACGATACCAAGTCATGGGGCCCACCAAAAACCGAACGTGACGGGGTCTGGGAGCTCGGGTCGGGTGGGGATTTTGGTTCGGGGTTCAGGGGTGGGTTTCCGTCTGAATTAACAGCGGATGTGACGGTGTGCAAGGACACGAGTAATGGCGGGTGTTATAAAACGGTGCAGGAGGCGGTGAATACGGCACCGGATAATGAGTGGGGACATAGATACGTGATCCACATAAAGGAGGGAGTTTACAATGAGATAGTTAGAGTGCcgttagagaaaaaaaatgtggtgTTTTTAGGTGACGGGATGGGTAAAACAGTAATTACCGGGTCATTAGCTGTGGGCCAGCCTGGGATTTCCACCTACAACACAGCAACAGTTG GAGAGGTGTGGCACAGGACTAAAAGTAGCCAAAGACCATTATTGTGA
- the LOC7486096 gene encoding probable pectinesterase/pectinesterase inhibitor 51: MVEPSSPTGSTKPLNNFGHRPPFSSSKSKCFVIIIAIVLLLSLVSLILFFTLSSKTNKEHRYSPQTQLFPSIPAPITTRQTQTDIHLACNATQHPQTCESSLGEANVVPPNPTPLQVIQSAIFVSSQNLTTAKSILNSLLASTTNPNITTAAKICLEVLGYSQYRISSANQSLTRGEIKNARAWMSAGLSYQNDCYGGLIYNAGNSTSKPVNETLLFLESLVGLTSNALSMTVSYDLFGNETESWRPPQTERDGFWEDSVLDSVRGFFRGGFPSKLKADATVCKDESKDNGCYKTVQEAVNAAPDNAMDRRFVIHIKEGVYEEIVRVPFEKKNVVFLGDGMGKSVITGSLSVGQIGVTTYESATVGVLGDGFMASGLTIQNTAGAPTHQAVAFRSDSDLSIIENCEFLGNQDTLYAHSLRQFYKSCHIEGNVDFIFGNSAAIFQDCQILIRPRQEKPEKGENNAVTAHGRTDPAQSTGFVFQNCLINGTEEYMALYRSKPSVHKNFLGRPWKEFSRTVFIHCNLEALLTPQGWMPWSGDFALKTLYYGEFENSGPGSDSSQRVTWSSQIPAEHVATYSVQHFIQGDEWIPTSS; encoded by the exons ATGGTAGAACCATCCTCACCAACAGGCTCAACAAAACCACTCAACAACTTTGGCCATAGACCACCATTTTCAAGCTCAAAATCCAAATGCTTTGTTATCATCATTGCTATTGTCCTTCTGTTATCCCTTGTttctctcattctcttctttaCCCTTTCTTCAAAGACCAACAAAGAACACCGATATTCACCGCAAACACAACTCTTTCCATCTATACCAGCTCCTATAACAACAAGACAAACTCAGACTGATATCCATTTAGCCTGCAATGCGACGCAACATCCTCAAACATGCGAATCCTCTTTAGGAGAAGCCAATGTTGTCCCTCCTAACCCAACCCCACTTCAAGTCATCCAATCTGCGATCTTTGTCTCCTCTCAAAACCTCACAACTGCAAAGTCAATCCTAAACTCTCTCCTAGCATCAACTACCAACCCAAACATCACCACTGCTGCGAAAATTTGTTTAGAGGTACTGGGATATTCGCAGTACCGGATTTCATCAGCCAACCAGAGCTTGACACGTGGAGAGATCAAGAATGCTCGCGCTTGGATGAGTGCGGGTCTTTCTTATCAAAATGATTGCTATGGAGGTCTGATTTACAACGCTGGTAATAGTACCTCAAAGCCGGTCAATGAAACATTGTTGTTCTTGGAGTCTTTGGTTGGTTTAACTAGCAATGCGTTAAGCATGACGGTGTCTTATGATTTGTTTGGAAATGAAACGGAATCGTGGAGACCTCCCCAAACCGAAAGGGACGGGTTCTGGGAGGATTCCGTGCTTGATAGTGTACGGGGGTTTTTCAGAGGTGGATTTCCATCAAAGTTAAAAGCAGATGCCACGGTGTGTAAGGATGAGAGTAAAGATAACGGATGCTACAAAACGGTGCAGGAGGCTGTTAATGCGGCACCAGATAACGCCATGGACCGGAGGTTTGTGATACATATCAAGGAAGGGGTTTACGAGGAGATTGTTAGGGTTCCGTTTGAGAAGAAAAATGTGGTCTTTTTGGGTGATGGGATGGGCAAGAGTGTCATTACCGGGTCGTTGAGTGTCGGTCAGATTGGAGTAACTACTTATGAGTCAGCTACAGTAG GAGTTCTTGGTGATGGATTTATGGCCAGTGGTCTAACAATCCAGAACACAGCAGGAGCCCCCACCCACCAAGCAGTAGCTTTCAGGTCGGATAGTGATTTGTCCATTATAGAGAACTGTGAATTTCTGGGCAATCAAGACACTTTATATGCTCATTCACTCCGCCAATTTTACAAATCATGCCACATCGAGGGGAATGTGGACTTCATTTTCGGAAACTCAGCTGCAATTTTTCAAGATTGCCAGATATTAATCCGTCCAAGGCAAGAAAAGCCAGAAAAAGGCGAAAACAATGCCGTCACCGCACATGGCAGGACAGACCCTGCCCAGTCAACAGGTTTCGtctttcaaaattgtttgatcAATGGAACTGAGGAATACATGGCACTTTATAGAAGCAAGCCTAGCGTGCACAAGAATTTCTTGGGAAGGCCATGGAAGGAATTCTCGAGGACTGTTTTTATACACTGTAACCTGGAAGCTCTTCTAACACCACAAGGGTGGATGCCATGGAGTGGAGATTTTGCACTTAAAACACTTTATTATGGAGAATTTGAGAATTCTGGACCAGGATCTGACTCGTCTCAGAGAGTAACATGGAGTAGTCAAATTCCTGCAGAGCATGTAGCTACATATTCAGTACAGCATTTCATTCAAGGAGATGAGTGGATTCCAACATCTTCTTGA